The window GGGTTCCTCGCCCCGGCGGTGCTCTTTTTCCGGCCGGAACGCGTGTTCCGCGCTGTCGGCACCGAGAGCGACAACCGCCTCGTGGCGGGATTTTTGGTGTGGGTCAACCGCGCGGTGCAACGGTTCCCGGGCCGGATCCTGTTCCTCGGGGCGGTGGCCTTCGGCCTGTCGGCCTGGTCCGCCCGGGGTCTCACCGTGGAATCGGACCTGCTGGCCTATTTCCCGGAAAAAGACCCGCTGACCCGGGCCGTGCGTCGGGTGGAGGACAAACTGGGCGGGGTGGGTTTGCTGGAAATCTCGGTGAAGGGATCCCCGGGCGCGTTCAAAGAACCGGCCGCCCTGGCATTCCTTGACCGGTTTCAAGGCTTTGTGGCGAACCAACCCGGAGTCGATAAAACGCTTTCGGTCGCCGACCTCTTCAAAGAAATGAACCGGGAGTTTCACAACGGGGATCCCGCCCAAGATCGGTTGCCCGACCGCCGCCGCCAAGCGGAGCAATACCTGCTGCTCTACGACGGGGACGACCTGGACGACCTCGTCACGCCGGATTTCGCCGAAGCCCGGGTCGCGGTGCGCGTCCGCGACCACCGCACGAGCGCCAACACCCGCCTGATCGCGGCGGCGCACGAATTCGCCCGCCGGGAAGCCCCCGCGGACCTGACCCTCCGCACGACCGGGGAAATTCAACGCGCCGTGGATTCCGTTGACGTGTACATGCGCGACCAACTGCAAAGCCTCGGTTTGGCGGTGCTCTTCATTTGGATCGTGATGGCGGTGGTGTTGCGGTCCATGGCGTTGTCGGTGCTGTTCCTCGTGCCGAACCTGTTTCCCATCGTCGTCAACTTCGGGGTGATGGCCGCCGCGGGCATTCCCCTCGACACAGGCACCCTGCTCATCGCCTCCTGCGCTTTCGGGGTGGTGGTCGACGACACCGTGCACTATTTTGTGGCCCTGCGGGAGCGCCGGCTCCAACACCGGCCCATCCGCGAGGCGGTGCAGGAAGTCTTGTTGTTGAAAGGGGAAGGCTCGACGGCCTCTCTTCTGATCCTGTCGGCGGGGTTCGGGGTGTTGATGCTGGGCCACTTCGTGCCCGTTTTCGAGTTCGGCCGTTTGAATCTGCTCATCATGGCCGTGGGCGCGGCCGGCGACATGTTCGTCATGAACGCCCTTCTGCTCGTCACCGCCCGCCGCCGCTACCAAACCCCCCTGACCTCCCTCCCCCCGGCGGGCTCCCCCCCGATTTAAAGCGACCGGTGCCGTGCGGCCACGATGCGTCCCACGCAGCGGGGCGAGCCGCACCGGCAGGGCACCGGATCGTCCCTAAAGGAATAACCGTAGTCGTAGGTGATTTCTTCGTTCTTGGCCAGGGGCCGGAGGGTTTTGAGCCAAATGCGGCCGGCGCGGATTTCACTCGCGCAATTGGGATCGCAGGCATGGTTCGCGAACCGGGCCAGGTTCCAAGGCACGGAACCGTCCACGCATTCCCGGCGGTTGAGACGGAAGACGTAGGCGTTGCCTTCCCTCGCCATACGCCGGCCGGTCCCGGCCTCCACCCGGGGCCCGTCGTATTCGACGACGTCCGTGCCCGCGGGAATGTCCCGCCGGGCCCACAGGCCCCGGCCGTGGATGGCCGAGGGGGCGGCGTGCGCCCATTCGTTGTTGGTGCGGGCGGGCCGTTTCACAAGGACGGATTACTCCAAAAGGAAGGCGGACAAATCCTTGCGCAGGGACGCCGGCGCGGGCCCGTCGGCGCGCCCGATGCGGATTAGGAAAGCGATCCGGTGGTCGGGGACGCCCAAAAGCAGTTCGAGATCCCGTCGGCAGGTGAGCAGGGTTCGCGCCTCCTCGGCGGAAAAGATTTCGGGATTCTCAAAGGCGAGGTGCAAAAGGTAAAGACCGCTCAAAAGGCACTGGGCGTCCAGGCCCGCGCGCGACAACGCGTTGAGGGTCCGCTGGATCCGCCGCCCCATTTCCACAAAAGCGGCCGGGTCGCCCGCGCCGGTGGTGAACGCGATGAAGCCGGATTGTCCCTGAAGGAACGCCCGTTGTCGCAACCGGTGGAAGTGCCCCGTGAAGGGCGCCACGGCCCCCACCCACCGGGGGTGCCGCTGCAGGAGGGGCAGGAGCCGCCGGAGGCGGGGCGGCAAGGCCAGGGTGTCGGCGTCCAGCCCGTCGCGGTGAAGCGCGTTCTCCTCTTGTCCCACGCGGATGAATTCCAGGGCCTCGGTCAATAGTTTCGGGTTCCCGAACCGCAGGGCCTCCAGATCCGCCAAAATGTCCACCAGCGTGGCCGCCGTTTCCCCCTCCAGGAGGCGCGCCGCCGCGACCCCATCGGACACCGAGGCCAAGGAGTGCGTCAAGGCCTCCCGCGTCGCCGGGGCCAGCGGCTCCGCGCGGAAAACCTCCCGGTTCGTTCGACGATCCAACACCCCGTCCATGGCCGACGGGTCCGGAGGCGCGCCGGGAAAGAGCCGAACCCGGGCGACCGGATGGTCCAGGCCAAAGGTCGTCCCTAAAAATTCCGATTCGAGCCGTTGACCCCGGGCCCGGGCCGCCGCGTCCATGTTTTCCAACAGGAAACCCAGGGTCATGGGCGAGATGCCCTGCAGTTTCAAAAAAAAGTTTTTGGTGCGCAGAACGAAGACGTCGAGGCGGTCTTCGACGACACGGAACCGCCAGGGCTGGCTGTTGTAGGGGGAAACGGCGCGCACCCCGGTCGCGAGGAGGGGGCGCCAATCCTCCAAAGAGGAGGGGGTCACCATCGCCCCGCGAACCCCAGGCGCATGAGGGCGTGGTCGCGGCGCTGCCACAGACGGGGCAAGGCCGGCCGCGCCGGCGCGTCGTTCCGTCGCGTGGACGTGATGAGCGCCATTTGAAAAAAGTTTCCCAGTCGGGGGTCCACGTGAAGCCAGTTTTTCAGGGCCGACCTCTCCAGAACGCGGCGGAATTCCCCGAAGGTAAACGCCGCCTTGTAGGAATCGAGGCTGTCCTGGTAATACCAAACGCCCTGGGTTCGGTTGTAGCGATCCGCGAAAGCGACCGCCAAGTCGCCGGTTTTGGGGCGTTGAATGTCAAAAACGAACAGGGTCCCGCCGGGCTTGAGGAGCCGGGCCATGCCGTTCAAGGCCCGCACCGCGTCGTCACCGGTGGGCGAATGGTGCGCCGCGAAACACCAGGTGATGAGGTCAAAGGGGCCCCGGCCCAGGGAGTCCAGGTCGAACATGCTGTGGGCTTTGGTTTCCACGTTGGCCGCCCCGGCGCGGCGGGCGTTGGCTTCGGCGAGGGACAACATGTGGGGCGATAGGTCCGTGGCCAAAAAACGCAGGCCGGGCAGGGAGGCGGCCAGTTTGGACAACAGTTGGCCGGACCCCGTGGCCACGTCCAGGGCCTCGCCCGTCGCCGGCGCCCGGCGAAGAAGGACATGGAGGATAAACTCGTAAAGGACCGCGAGTGCGCCGTCCTGCCCGTCGCGGGAGTACTGGAGGTCCTGTTCGCGGTCCATCATGATGGAATCCATTTCGGGTTGGCGGCGGAGGCGCTGTTCGCCGAAACGTTGCTTTAAAACCGCGTAAAGGTACGTGCTCTCGAACATAGAAGCATTATAGGCCCGGCCCTCGCTTGCGTCAATGTTCGGTGAGATCCGCCGCCAGGGGGGTTTGGTTGATGACCAGATTGAGGGACCGCCCGTCGGCCTCGCCGTAGATCTCCGTTTTTTCCTCCAGCGCCCCGGCCCACAGGGCGAAATCCTCCTCCCGCCAGGACCAGACGGTGACCGATCCCCGGCTCCGCCGCTCCGTTAAATCGCGGCGCAACCGGTCGCCTTCCCGGCGGCTTTCTTTGAGGACCAGGAACCGCGCGTGCGGGAACCGGCGGGGCAGTTTTTCCAATTTATTCAGGGAGGTGGGACCGCACTCGACCCAGAGCGCCACGCCGCCCCCGTCGTCCAGGGCCATCAAGTCGGGCCGAAACTCCTGGTTGAGCAGAGCCGGGTGCTTGGCGGAGGGGTCCACGATGGGGTTTTCCCCCCAGCAGAGGACGAAGGCGGCCAGTTTCAAGGCGAGATGGGCGGGCGGCTCCTCCGGCTTGGCGGCCAGGATCAACTTGCGGTGCCCGCCGTTCAAATGGATATCACAACGGATGGCCATGGCGTTGAAGATATTAAGGTTTCGGGAAGACCAACAAAAGCCCACGATGAACGACGAGACCATAAAAAGCCCAAAAAACAAAAAATCCAAAGGCCGCCACCGCGTGCGCTTGAAACCCCGGGCGCGGCGCCGGGGGCCATCGATTTTGGGTCAGGCCCATCGCCTGGGCGGGAAAAATTCCGTAAACACTTGACACCAAAAACGCCGTGAGACTTCCCAGGACGGGGTCGGTCGCCATCCCCTTGACGATGGCGCCCCCCTGCTCCGTGGCGATCCCGAACAACCCCGAAACCAAAAAAACGTTTTTCACCGAGAACCCCCACCTCCGGCGGAGAATCAACCAGAGGCCCATAAACAAGCCGTAATAAAAGATCCCAAACACCAGGTCGACCGCCGGGTGGGGGTGCATCAAAATCCTCTCGGCCGGCGGTTTAGCCACGTTGCCGCCTATCGCGAACGCTTCCGTTAAAAGCCCCCCGATTCCCCCGGCCAGCCAAAAGGCCAGGCCCGTGGACCATCGGTTCAATCCCCGCCGCAATGGCTCGCGCAATCGGTAGACCGCCGCGGCCATTGGAAATACAAAACCCATCGGACCGCCCCTCAACAGCCAAAGGGAAGCCCCCCACGCCCCCCAAAAAAGGACGCCGGAGCCAAGAACCCTGAAACGGGTTTTCACGTGGATTTAAATTCGGCGACGACGAAGGTGTGGTCGGAGGGTTTTTCCCAGCCGCGGGGGGCTTTGTCGATCCATACTTTTTTCAGGCGGTCGACGGCGGCGGGGGTGCCGAGGATGTGGTCGATGCGCCAACCCCGGTTGTTCGCGAAGGCGGTGGGAAACATGTAATCCCAATAGGTGTAATGGCCGGGACCCGGCTCTTTTTCCCGGAAGAGGTCCACCCACAGGTCGCCCTTCGCCCGGGCGTAGGCGGCCTTGGCCAAGGGGTGGAAACACACATGCTCTTTGTTCCGCACGGGATCGTGCAGATCGATGTCGGTGGGCGCCACGTTCATGTCGCCCATCCACAGGGCCGGCCGATCCGCCGCCACGTGGCGCGCGAAAAGCTTTTTGAGCCCCTCGAAAAACTTGAGCTTGTTCTGGAACTTGGGCGAATCGGGCTCATATCCCTGGGGCACGTAGGTGTTGATGAGCAACCAATCCCCGAGGCGCGCCGTCAACGCCCGGGCCTCCCCCGACCCCGAGGGATCCCAACTGGGGTCCACCTCCGTCAAAGGATTTTGGGAAAGGAACGCCACGCCGTTGTAGGCTTTTTGGCCCCGGAACACCGGCAACCAACCGGCGTTTTCGAAATCCGCCCGGGGGAAGACGTCGTCCATGACTTTGGTTTCCTGAACGGCCAGAACGTCGGGTTTTTCGGCCGCCAACCATTTCAACACCACGGGCAGGCGGGATCGTATGGAGTTGGCGTTGAAAGTCGCGATTTTCAGGCGGGGGTCAGTCGAGCGTGGAAAATTCGAGGCCGTCGATGTAAACCGTGCCCGTCAAGGAGAGTCCGTGATCGGCGGCGTAGCCGCTTTCGAAAACAAAATTCACCTCTTTGACGTTGGCGAGGGAGTTGAGCCCCGCCGCCGTGAAGGACGTCAATGGGATCCGGATTTCCCGCCAGGCGTTGGTCACGGGCCCGGCCGCGTCGTTCAAATACACGATCCCTTTGCTGGAGGCGTTGGCCAATTCGATTTTCGCGTGTTCCACGCCGCCGGTCGCGCCGCGCACCCAGAACACGAGGGTTTTGTACAACGCGAGGTCCCGGGGGGCCGCGCCCGGGGCCAATTGGTTCCAAAAACCGTTCCAAGGCGCCGCGGTCAGATTGTACTGCACCTTCAATGAAGACCCCGACGCGCCCAGACGAACGCCCGTGTCGTAGGTGACACCCATTGAGTTGTAGGGTGGATCGTGTTCCGGCTCCATGGCCCCCTTGGCCCCGCCCGCGTCGTTGACGTTGTCCGCGTCATCAAAATTATCGACGGTCAAACTCGTCTTCACCGCCGCCGCATTGACGGTGTTGGTGGCGACCAAATCGGCGCGCAGACCCGCCGCGAAAGCGAGCAAAGTTAACAGGGCGACGGGGCGGCGGTTCAAAATTTGACTCCAATAGTGGCGCGGTGGGACCCGGAGGAATTCTCCAATTCCAAGGGCCACAGGAACGTGTAATCAACCTGCAATTGCAGATTTTTCCGCAGAGTGTGGGTGTAGCCCAACCCGGCGCCCGCTTGGTGGGTGTCGGTGCCCGCCCGCAGGGCCACCCGCTCCTGGGCCAACCGCCCCTCGATGCCGACGTGGGGGGTCAATTCCCCGTCGCGGGCGACGATGTCCAGGGGCAGGCTCCATCGGCCCCACCGGTACCGCAGACCGAAGGCCGCCTCGGTGGGCAAGCGCACCTTGTTGCCGACGCCGACGTCCGGCTTGTTGAGCGCCCGCAGGGACACCCCCACGGACAAGCCCGGCAGGCGCGCGTCCACTTCGGGAACGTGAGCGTGGACGTCCAGGGCCATAACGCCCCTCTGGGCGCCGTCGCGAAACACCGGGTCCCCGGCGCTCCGGGCCGCGTCGAGGGTGTATTTTTGGGAGAGATAGCGCAGCGACACACCGGCCGACATCACCTCGATGAGCGGGACGTTCTCGAAACGTTGGGCGGCCCCGAGGGCCACCGTGTCCTCACGCATCAAGCCGCCGGCCACCACGCTGCCCCAGCCCAACGAGAGGGTGGTGCCCTCCGGGAGAGGCTGGACATAGGCCAACTGGTTGAGGGACAAATCCACGTTGTCGACCCCGGCGAACAGCTTCGCGTATCCGAAATTGATACCGCGCGGGCGCGCCGAGGCGAGGGCCGCCGGGTTGTAGAAGGCCCCCGTGGGGTCGTCGTCGATGGTCGTGAAGGCCCCGCCCAGGGCGGCCGACCGGGCCGACCACAACGGGTCCTCAAAAGCCGCGCGCAGGGGCGCCGCCGCGATCAACCCCAGGAACCACGCCCATTTCATCGTTCGTGTCATGGCCGCCCTCACCGCGCCACCGCGATCATGCCGGTCACCGTCATGCCTTGGCCGGTTAAGCGGTAGACGTATGTGCCGTTTTCCACGATCTGCCCGTCATCGTCCCGGCCGTTCCATTTGTTCATATTCACGATCCGCCGCACGCGCTCACCCCGCACGTTGAAGATTTCAATCGTGTAGTCACCGTCGGCGTCGCTGATGCCGTCAAAGACGGCGTCGTCCCACACACCGTCGCCGTTGGGGGTGAGGATGCGCTCCTTGGGCCGCACGGATTCGGCGGTGACGCCCAAGTTGAACGGGAAGAGGGCGTAGAGGCTGAAATGGCTGATGCGCGCCGTCACGCGGTTGGCGGCGGTGTCCACCCGGCCGCCCACGGACCGCCAATCGACGCCGTCGTGCCAGAAGATCCGCAAATCGTTCTCGTTCACGGTGGTGCCGTCCACCACGCCGTCCTGGTCGGCGTCCGGGTAGGGCAGGGAAATCGATCCCGGGCGGTTGAAGTTGATGTTGTCGGGGCCCAGCTCAAAGGCCCGCACGGGTGAAATCCCCCGCAACGTCGGCTGAGTCGCCGTCGGCTCCAGGGACACCGTCACCGATCGCACCCCGATCCCCCCGGGCAAATCCAACGTCACCCCGGGCAGCCGGGGGTCGCCGACGGCCAACTCCACGCGGCCCCCGGCGTTCGTGATGGGGCGGACCACGGTCTGGTTTTGCGGCACCAGGTTCGCCCGGAAATATTCCCGGTGGTCGGCGGGCAACCGCGTGTCGTTCTCGTATTGATCCACGGCCACAAAATAGTATTCCAACACGCCGGGGGCCGGCAGCCCGGCGGGCAAGGCCGCGTCCATGGTGTAATGGAATGGATCCCCCGGCACGGGCCGCAAAACAACCGGAACATTTTGGAAAACCGGAGCCCCCTCCATGCGATAAAAAAACGTGGCCAGGGTCCCGGCGGATTCCTCCACCACCGTTCCGCCGACCCCCATGGGGATGTCGATTAAAATCACGTCCTGAAAAGGCGTGTGCGCGAGGGCGGGCCCCTGGATGTCCGATACCAAACTGGATTCCTCCAAAAACAGCCGCGTGCCGTAGCTCCCCCCGAATTCCCTGCGGGAGAGGTCAAGGCCCAGGTACACCCGGGATCGTCCGGCCGTGGGGACGATCAGGGCCTTCGTCCCTTTCTGGACGTCGAAATCCGCCTCTCCCTTTTCAATCACCGGGGACCACGACGCCGCCTCGCTTTCGCGGAAGGAGCCGTCGATGGGCTTTTCAGGGAAATTCCGGAAAAACAATGGCAGGGGGGGGCCCGTCCCCGCGCCGACCAATCCGCGTTGGGTTTTTCCGTAACGGCCCGTGTTGTCCGTGTAGAGGTACACACGCCGAAAGGAGGACGGCGAATGGCCGATGTCCAAATAGACCGGGGCCGTGTGGTGGGTCACGCTGGAGGGGAGAACACCGAAATTCAATCCGGTCGTCGACGCGTCGGTGTCGACGCGGCGAATATCGAGAGTGACCGCCCGCGCGGGGGCCGCCGTCAAAAAGAGTCCCCCCGCGGCGATCCCCAGAACCGCCGACCGCTTCCATGAATGAGGTCCCGATCCGACCCGAATCACTGTTCCAACACCTCCGGTCCGATTTCCTGGTCATGGGCGAGGGTCCGCCCTTGCCCGTCCAAAAAAAACACCCGCACCCGGCCGAAGCCGTTCCACGGCCCCTCCGTCAACGGCGTCGCCATTTCAACGGCGGCCGTCGCGCCCGGGGCCAGCGGCACGAGTTCCGTCGGCGGCGTGCTCCGGCGCCGGCCGTTGGTGAAATACAACTCCGTCACGACCTTGACGCGCAGGGTCACGTTCCCGGCGTTGTGAACCTCCGCGCGCACCCGGGCGTCCCGGTCCGTCCGACGCGCCACCACCGACCTCACTTCCACCCGGGGCCTTTCAAAGCCCGCCACCACCAGAGACGCGCGCCGAAGGACCCGAATTTCGCTGCCCTCCGGGCCGGGAACCGTGACGACGACAACGGCCGTCCGTTCACCTTGCCCCTTTTTGCCGGCGCGGGCCTTCAAAAAAACGGTTTTCCTCTGCCCGGACCCCAGCCGAACCGGTCGGCGCGACGCCTTCAACCAACCCGCGTCGTCGCCTTCCACCTCGATCCGGGCGACGGTCGGCTCGGCGGTGTCGTTCCGAATGAAGAGCCGGTCCACCGCTTTTTTCCCCGGGGCAAGCCGAAACAAAAACGCCTCGGGTTCCACGTCCACGGCCCGGGCGGCGACGGAAATCGCTCCCAAGGCCGCCGCGACAAAGTTACGGGTTCGCGGCCCCGGCACTCGGCGTAAACACAGGGCCGTTCGGCCCGATCACGAGATCAAAATCGCCCCGAAGGGATTGTTTTGCCCCCGCCAAAGGGGTGAACGTCACATCGACCCGGGCTTTGTATCGTCCGGGAGCGCGGTCGCCCAAAGCGCATTTCCCGTAAAGTTCCCGCGTGCGGCCGGGGTAGATCGGCGGCCCGTGTTCCAGAGCCGTTCGGTCGAGTTCCAAACCGTCTTCGTTAAACAACGTGACCTCGATGTGGGGACGCACATGGACGTTCCCTTGGGAAGACAGGGTGGCGCCGTAGCGCCAACCGCCGTCGCCCAGGGGGTACGCGGCCAGCTTGTCCAGAGTCAACGTCAATTCCTCGGTGCCGCGCACGGCCATGTAAAAGGGGACGGCGTATCCCAATTGGATGCCCACGCCCCCCCCTTTTTGGTCGGGGGGGAGACGAAAAAAGACGAAAGCCATGGTCTCCCCTTTGAAATCGGCGGGAGCCTTGACGCGGTACTTTAAAACACGATGTCCGTTGGGAGGCAAGACGAAATTTTTTTTTGTTTTTATGTTGAACCAAAGATCGGGGGCCAGTGTGCTTTGGCCCGTTTGTTGCCGCCAACCATCCACAACGGAAACATCCACCAGGGTTTCGCTGGCCCGGGGATTGAAAACGGTGATGCGGCCCTTTTTAACCCGCCCCGGCCCCAGGGACATTTCCACCGTGGTGGGGCTGGTTTGAATAAAAGAACCGGCGAGGCAACGTCCGGCCTCGATCAGTATCAACAATAAGAAAATGTATCTTCGCACGGGGAAACCCCCCGATCGCCGGGGGGGGTCCCCCCCCCGGCGTCGGAGCGTTAAGTCACTCGTTAATCAGGTCGAACTTGACCGTGGTGGCGTAATCCCCCCCGGCCGATCCGTTGAAGTTGGCTTCCGCGTAATAATAGAAGTCCGCGAGACGGCCGCCCAGAAGCGCCTCGTTGCCCGGGTTGACGTTCGGGCGTACGATGGTGGTGGAGGACGGGTTACCGAAGGCGATGTTGCAATAGCCCCCCGCGTCCGAACCGGTGAAGCTTTCGTCTTTGGTGTTCTTTCCATCGACGATGACATCGTTGGAGGGATCGTTGTAGTCTTTGAAGTCCTTCAGGTAGGTCCAGCCGTTGCCTCCGGTGATCAACCCGGTGGTGGTGCTTTTGATCGAGCCGAATTGCGGGTCGCCCGTGCCGGGTCCGCCCCCGGCGTGGGTGCCGGTGTCGGGGAGGATCATCCAGCCCATGGCCGCTTTGTTGCCGTCACCGGCCTTCATACCGCCGAAGTTCCAGCCCCAGGTGGTGGTGGTCGGGGTCGTCGCGGGGAAGTTGTCGGTGTAGGTGCGCAAACGCCAAGACGGGGCGTTATCGTCCACCTTAATTTTTACGGCCTGGAGAGGCTTGTTGGACCAGAGAGCCGGCGTCCCGTTGATGGTGCCGAAGTTCAAGGTGCGGACGGCTGTCAAGTTGTTGTTGGACATGATCATGACGTCTGTGTAGAGATCATCGACCACGCTGACTGTGGCGACGGCATCGACGGTGTTGACGGCAACGATGGTCTCGGCGCGGGCCGTGGTGACGAAACCGGCCACCAGAGCCGCCGTGCCGAATGCGAATAACTTCTTCATCGGGGATTCCTCCTGTGAATGGATTGCGAACTGCGGGCTCCCGGCGGGGTGGTCTTCGCCCACGTCAGCGGGGGCTTTGTGGACATATTGTAAACCGGGGGGCCGAAGAAAGGTCGAAATAGTTGTAACGTCGATGTAACATTTTATTGCCCGCGAGGGCTTAAAAAAAGCCCCGACGCAAGGGGGGCGGTCCGCGGCTTTTCCTCGACGGAAAAAACCGCGGGCCCGCGCCGTCTCCGGCGCGGGCCCGCGGAAGCAAACGTTCGGGGAATTTAGCGGACGATCTTGATCTCGCCCACGATGATCTTGCCGCCCCCGCCGGACCCGCTCACGGCAATGTCCAGGTAACGGATGAGGGAGGAGTCCAAACGGTTGTCGCCGCCCCACCTGTAGGAAAAGTCCGACAAGGGGATGGTGATGTCCTGCCATTGGCCGGAAGCGCCCAGGCCGGGGAAGTCCTTACCGAAAGTGGAATCGTCGCGATCGATCAGTTTGATTTCGACGTTGTTCGGTTCCCCCTCGCCCTTCACGCGGATGAAGATGGACGGGTTGCCGCTCAAGTCGGCGTTCAACGACCGACGCGCCGACACCCATTGACCGGCCGGGATGGAGTACTTAAAGGCCAAGGCCTTGGTGCCTTTGGGGCCCGTGGTGGATTCCAAATTGATGGACGAGGCTTCGCCTTTCGCCACCATCCAGCCTTCTTTGGTTCCACCGTCAAAGATCATGCCGTCCTTGCGGATGTTCCCCTCTTTGGGGGCCGCGGTCAGCCGCAGGTCCGAGACCAGCAATTCCCCCGCCCCGCCGTCGCCTTTGGAAATGGCGAAATAAATGTCCTTCACGCGGCCCAGGGCCGGGTCGCCGCCCCACCAGTAGCTGAAATCGGCTTCCGAGAGGGTCAAATGGACCCAGTCGCCGGACTCGCTGAGGATGGGCCGTTTCACGCCGTAATTCGTGTCGTCCTCGTCCACCAGCTTAATCTCGAGGTTGTTGTTGGCGCCTTTGCCCTTCACCCAAATCGACAGGGCCTTGTTGCGGAAATCGTCGATGACGAAACCCTTGGTGAACGACACCCAGCTTCCGTTTTTCAGGTCGTAGGCGACGCGCAAGGCCGAACCGCCCTTGCCCGCCACCTGGCTCAGCCGAATTTCGGAGGAGTTGTCCCGGGCCGAGGTCCAGTCCATTTTCGCGAAATTGTCCAACAACAGCCCCCCGCCCGAGGCCGGGACCATCGCCGCCGCCGCGGCCGGTTTGGATACGCTTTTGGCTTTGCTGTTCGTTTTGGCTTGGAGGGGCATGCCGGAAAGGGCCAGGCTCAGGGCCCAAAGGCAGGCCATTCCTTGGTGAAGACGTTTCATGGAATGACTCCTTAATTAGGAAGTTAACCGCAAAATCGGGGCGCGCCGGCGCTCACTCTTTGAGGCCCGTGGTCGCGATCCCTTGAATAACATATTTTTGCGCGGCCAAGAACACCGCGATCACCGGCAGCACGACGATCACCGCCGCCGCCATCAGAAGGCCGAAATCCGTCGGGTGCTGGCCGTTCAGGTTGGCCAGGGCGACGGGAAGCGTGTAGCGGTCCTCCCGGACCATCACGATCAACGGCCACAAAAAGTCGTTCCAGGACCCCATGAAGGTGAAGATGCCCAGCGTCGCCAAAACCGGCCGGCAGAGGGGCAGGACCACGCTCCAATAAATCCGGAACTCCGAACACCCGTCGATGCGCGCGGATTCGATGAGATCGTTGGGAATGGACATCATGAACTGGCGGATGAGGAAAATGCCGAAAACGTTGGCGCTGACCGGGATGATCAATCCCGCGTAACTGTTCAACAAACCCAGCTTTTTCAACAGCAGGAACACGGGGATCATGGTGAGTTGCCCGGGCACCATCATGGTCGCCAGGAGAAAATTGAAGATCTTGTCCCGGTGGCGGAAACGGTGCTTCGCGAAGGCGTAGCCCGCCATGGAGTTGATGAAGAGGGACAACACCGTCATGGTCACGGACACCAACAGGCTGTTGCGAAAATGGGTGAGGAAATTCACTTCGCGGATCAATTGGGCGTACCAGCGCAGGGTCGGCGCGTCCGGGATCCAGGACGGTGGGTAGGAAAAAATCCCTTCGCCGGACTTGAAAGAGGTCGAGATCATCCAAAAGAACGGTAACAGGGTGGCCGCCGCCGTGGCCAACAA of the Elusimicrobiota bacterium genome contains:
- a CDS encoding CIA30 family protein, coding for MKRLHQGMACLWALSLALSGMPLQAKTNSKAKSVSKPAAAAAMVPASGGGLLLDNFAKMDWTSARDNSSEIRLSQVAGKGGSALRVAYDLKNGSWVSFTKGFVIDDFRNKALSIWVKGKGANNNLEIKLVDEDDTNYGVKRPILSESGDWVHLTLSEADFSYWWGGDPALGRVKDIYFAISKGDGGAGELLVSDLRLTAAPKEGNIRKDGMIFDGGTKEGWMVAKGEASSINLESTTGPKGTKALAFKYSIPAGQWVSARRSLNADLSGNPSIFIRVKGEGEPNNVEIKLIDRDDSTFGKDFPGLGASGQWQDITIPLSDFSYRWGGDNRLDSSLIRYLDIAVSGSGGGGKIIVGEIKIVR
- a CDS encoding carbohydrate ABC transporter permease codes for the protein MNSRLKRWVADGLSISGVHVLLLATAAATLLPFFWMISTSFKSGEGIFSYPPSWIPDAPTLRWYAQLIREVNFLTHFRNSLLVSVTMTVLSLFINSMAGYAFAKHRFRHRDKIFNFLLATMMVPGQLTMIPVFLLLKKLGLLNSYAGLIIPVSANVFGIFLIRQFMMSIPNDLIESARIDGCSEFRIYWSVVLPLCRPVLATLGIFTFMGSWNDFLWPLIVMVREDRYTLPVALANLNGQHPTDFGLLMAAAVIVVLPVIAVFLAAQKYVIQGIATTGLKE